A genomic region of Magnolia sinica isolate HGM2019 chromosome 6, MsV1, whole genome shotgun sequence contains the following coding sequences:
- the LOC131248073 gene encoding light-harvesting complex-like protein 3 isotype 1, chloroplastic, with protein MALFSPSLPTLSPFFSPKPHPSQKSLLLHYPFKKNLSLILPGAAENGAGMVGSVAVEEKLDKKEEASDLEKKEDSLGLNGSATAAAPKFEDPRWIGGTWDLKQFVKDGETNWDAVIDAEVRRRKWLEENPEASSNNEPVVFDTSIIPWWAWTRRFHLPEAELLNGRAAMIGFFMAYLVDSLTGVGLVDQMGNFFCKTLLFIAVAGVLLIRKNEDLETLKKLLEETTFYDKQWQATWQDDASSSPRKG; from the exons atggccTTGTTTTCTCCATCTcttccaactctctctcccttcttttctcCAAAACCGCATCCCTCTCAGAAATCTCTTCTCCTTCACTACCCCTTCAAGAAAAATCTCTCCTTGATTCTCCCAGGAGCAGCAGAAAATGGAGCAGGAATGGTGGGTTCTGTTGCTGTAGAGGAGAAGCTAGACAAAAAGGAAGAAGCTTCTGATTTGGAGAAAAAGGAGGACTCTTTAGGCTTGAATGGTTCAGCGACAGCAGCAGCGCCGAAATTCGAAGACCCAAGATGGATTGGAGGGACTTGGGATTTGAAGCAGTTTGTGAAAGATGGAGAGACGAACTGGGATGCAGTCATCGACGCTG AGGTTAGGAGGAGGAAATGGCTGGAAGAGAATCCTGAAGCATCTAGTAATAATGAGCCTGTGGTGTTCGACACTTCTATTATACCATGGTGGGCATGGACGAGAAGGTTTCATCTGCCCGAAGCTGAGCTACTAAATG GCCGTGCTGCGATGATAGGCTTTTTCATGGCGTATCTTGTGGATAGCTTGACGGGTGTAGGTTTGGTCGATCAAATGGGAAACTTCTTCTGCAAGACACTCTTATTTATAGCTGTAGCCGGCGTGCTTCTGATCAGAAAGAATGAAGATCTAGAAACTCTGAAGAAGCTTCTGGAGGAAACGACCTTTTATGACAAGCAGTGGCAAGCAACCTGGCAGGATGATGCCTCTAGCAGTCCGAGGAAAGGCTAG
- the LOC131248072 gene encoding light-harvesting complex-like protein 3 isotype 1, chloroplastic, which yields MTALTREEDKLVHFLAWALDDSYPSYLLAQQGGKQASRKKKHTSSKTPSMASIAIFASLQTACSSHHVIKKQQPAVSPRGSFGAKQATHVVSMDVEDQKTLLGGKEQEKTATGNIGLEGIEGERMHGMEKKSSSVPMFKDERWRNGSWDLNMFVKDGKMDWDAMIVAEATRRKFLQLYPEPATNQAPVLFRSSIIPWWAWLRRFHLPEAELLNGRAAMLGFFMAYSVDGLTGLGVVGQTSNFICKAFLFATVTGIILFRQNQDFSNLRKLIEEATFYDKQWQSTWQDHKASNTLKQDQEPK from the exons ATGACTGCACTGACAAGAGAAGAAGATAAGCTGGTTCATTTCCTAGCATGGGCCTTGGATGATTCCTACCCTTCTTATCTTTTAGCTCAGCAAGGAGGAAAGCAAGCAAGCAGAAAAAAGAAACACACCTCATCTAAAACCCCATCTATGGCCTCTATCGCCATTTTTGCATCCCTTCAAACTGCTTGCAGTTCTCACCATGTCATCAAGAAACAGCAACCTGCTGTGAGCCCCAGAGGCTCTTTCGGAGCTAAGCAGGCGACCCATGTTGTTTCCATGGATGTTGAAGACCAGAAAACTCTCCTtggaggaaaagaacaagaaaaaacgGCTACTGGCAACATTGGGCTGGAGGGCATTGAGGGTGAAAGGATGCATGGAATGGAGAAGAAATCTTCTTCTGTTCCAATGTTCAAAGACGAGAGATGGAGAAATGGGAGTTGGGATCTGAACATGTTTGTCAAAGATGGGAAGATGGATTGGGATGCTATGATTGTTGCAG AAGCAACAAGAAGAAAATTTCTACAACTGTATCCAGAGCCAGCAACAAACCAAGCTCCAGTTCTCTTTAGAAGCTCCATCATACCTTGGTGGGCATGGTTGAGGAGGTTCCATCTTCCTGAGGCCGAGCTTCTCAATG GCCGAGCAGCGATGTTGGGATTTTTCATGGCTTACTCCGTGGATGGCTTAACAGGGCTTGGCGTGGTGGGCCAGACCAGCAATTTCATCTGCAAGGCATTCCTTTTCGCAACAGTCACTGGTATAATCCTCTTCCGGCAAAACCAAGATTTCAGCAACCTGAGAAAGCTAATCGAGGAGGCTACATTCTACGACAAGCAATGGCAATCTACATGGCAAGATCACAAAGCGAGCAACACTTTGAAACAAGATCAAGAACCCAAATAA